From Coffea arabica cultivar ET-39 chromosome 10e, Coffea Arabica ET-39 HiFi, whole genome shotgun sequence, one genomic window encodes:
- the LOC140015438 gene encoding uncharacterized protein, with protein sequence MAESTRFRSLKDQLKKQDSKLQELMESMATMQNSSVEELQQKLHAEMDQNNTKLEAMVGSLDQKFNKMEQRFSTMMKLLMKEKGISDLDGGGTEPILSTPSLHLRLTPPNEGPGSQPELRGRQFIPNVPRMELPMFSSGNPREWVRKCQKYFLNYQIAECHKVDVAEMSLERKADNCNSRDIVEEFNKLHQKGTIEDYDEKFKELKTLMLMKNPRLDESYFVSSFISGLKDEIKPMVKMFRPQTLMKVFEVTELQECSLEIQSKQSKASGRGAVEPRFGMYKNSTNDQARQHSYKLPAIIPAPRKTDSIHRDLSKISAEEMQYRRKHGLCYRCGEKFGVGYQCKKGNLNCLNTEEEKKIEFEDAEGEQDELTGRVGELAEVSLNALSRAIKRKSILLMGNLGGLPVKILVDTGSSDSFIHHKVVNLLHLPYHSVSPFTVTLADETDITSGAISPNREFTALAKFCESTCNGASEGQGPQNVHTGKAKELCSLGDRSNKGTRRLASRFHRKNPATAFRGVLHSKGLTTREGVGSPDQPQTNTSPFASPVLLVKKKDNSWRLCIDCRRLNELNVKDKFLIPNIDELLDELHGTKYMSKLDIRVGYHQLRVKAIDIPKTAFQTHHGHFEFLVMSFGLTNAPATFQPNFGVACIAPAFVLNVLAENQLYCKRSKCSFAQTSIEYLGNIISEAGVSMDSTKIECIKLWPVPKTVKELRDFLGLTGYYRRFIKGYGVINKPLTLLLKKKGFTWNHNAQIAFEDLKRAMTAAPMLNMPNFELPFVIETDACGVGIGAELLDIYTGDIEVQQKLAELLLDPHADPDYQVEGGVLKFKGKLLKMDVIQYVRSCDVCQRNKHENVPYPGLLQPIPVPQQAWSYLTMDFIEQLPPSHGFDTILHIIPNQTNKLKGSISAWKTTSDVCAVNTLPIGAAGYLQMSYGTILISISSRLQVIALIKENLTKAQNRMKVFADKHRSERVFQEGDWVFLKLQPYRQQSVAIRRSLKLAAKYFGSFQISAKIELAQSVDSSLPELDVTDQCLLRPEKVLQRRAIMRATQPVIQYLVKWNNLPESESSWEDRSFIDSQFPDFQA encoded by the exons ATGGCGGAAAGCACTCGATTTAGGAGTTTGAAAGATCAACTCAAAAAACAGGATAGTAAGTTGCAGGAGTTGATGGAATCCATGGCGACAATGCAGAACTCAAGTGTCGAGGAGCTGCAGCAGAAGCTTCATGCAGAGATGGATCAGAATAATACGAAATTGGAAGCAATGGTGGGGAGTCTGGACCAAAAATTTAATAAGATGGAGCAGAGGTTCAGTACAATGATGAAGCTGTTGATGAAGGAGAAAGGCATCTCTGACTTGGACGGAGGAGGAACTGAACCAATCTTGTCGACGCCTTCATTGCACCTAAGATTGACACCTCCAAACGAAGGGCCAGGGAGCCAACCTGAGTTGAGAGGTAGGCAGTTCATTCCTAATGTGCCTCGAATGGAGTTGCCAATGTTTAGTTCTGGGAACCCTAGGGAGTGGGTTAGAAAATGTCAAAAGTACTTCTTGAATTATCAGATAGCAGAATGTCATAAAGTAGATGTAGCAGAAATGTCTTTGGAAAGGAAGGCTGACAACTG CAACTCTCGTGACATAGTGGAGGAGTTTAATAAGTTACATCAGAAAGGCACTATTGAAGATTATGACGAGAAATTTAAGGAATTGAAAACACTTATGCTGATGAAAAATCCTAGGTTAGATGAATCTTACTTTGTTTCCAGTTTTATTAGTGGACTCAAAGATGAGATTAAACCTATGGTGAAGATGTTTAGACCACAGACACTAATGAAGGTTTTCGAAGTTACAGAACTACAAGAATGCTCCCTGGAAatccaatccaaacaaagtaaGGCATCGGGAAGGGGGGCAGTAGAACCAAGATTTGGAATGTATAAGAATTCCACAAATGACCAAGCTCGCCAACACTCATACAAGTTACCGGCTATCATCCCTGCCCCTAGGAAAACTGATTCAATCCATAGAGACCTCAGTAAGATATCAGCTGAGGAAATGCAGTATAGGCGTAAGCATGGCCTTTGCTATAGATGTGGGGAAAAATTTGGAGTAGGATACCAGTGCAAGAAAGGAAATCTGAACTGCTTAAATACTGAAGAGGAGAAGAAGATTGAATTTGAGGATGCTGAGGGAGAGCAGGATGAACTCACTGGAAGGGTTGGAGAACTAGCAGAGGTATCCCTCAATGCACTATCTAGAGCTATAAAAAGGAAGTCTATCCTGCTGATGGGCAACTTAGGGGGACTTCCAGTCAAGATCTTGGTGGATACAGGAAGCTCTGACAGCTTTATCCACCATAAAGTTGTCAATCTGTTGCATTTGCCATACCACTCAGTCAGTCCTTTTACTGTGACCTTAGCAGATGAGACTGACATCACTAGTGGTGCCATTAGCCCCAAT AGGGAGTTTACTGCACTTGCAAAGTTTTGTGAATCAACCTGCAATGGGGCTAGTGAGGGGCAAGGACCTCAGAACGTTCATACAGGAAAAGCAAAAGAGCTGTGTAGCCTTGGAGACAGAAGCAACAAGGGGACCAGAAGATTAGCTTCCAGATTCCATAGGAAGAATCCTGCAACAGCATTCAGAGGTGTTCTCCACTCCAAAGGGCTTACCACCAGAGAGGGAGTTGGATCACCAGATCAACCTCAAACCAA CACTAGTCCTTTTGCTTCCCCAGTATTACTAGTTAAAAAGAAGGATAATTCCTGGAGGCTCTGTATAGACTGTAGGAGGTTGAATGAATTAAATGTAAAGGACAAATTTCTCATCCCCAATATAGATGAGTTGTTAGATGAGTTACATGGCACGAAGTATATGTCTAAACTAGACATCAGAGTTGGTTACCATCAGCTAAGAGTTAAGGCAATTGACATTCCCAAAACTGCTTTCCAGACACACCATGGCCACTTTGAATTCTTAGTGATGTCTTTTGGGCTGACAAACGCTCCAGCCACATTCCAG CCCAACTTTGGAGTTGCATGCATAGCACCTGCTTTTGTGCTCAATGTGTTAGCAGAAAATCAGTTATACTGCAAAAGGTCAAAGTGTTCTTTTGCTCAAACTTCAATTGAGTACCTAGGGAATATCATATCTGAAGCAGGAGTGAGCATGGACTCTACTAAGATAGAGTGCATCAAATTATGGCCTGTTCCTAAAACAGTAAAGGAATTGAGGGATTTTTTGGGACTAACTGGTTACTACAGAAGGTTCATAAAGGGTTATGGGGTGATCAATAAGCCACTCACACTCCTGCTTAAGAAAAAAGGATTTACATGGAACCATAATGCTCAGATAGCTTTTGAAGATTTAAAAAGGGCCATGACCGCAGCTCCAATGTTAAACATGCCAAACTTTGAACTTCCTTTTGTAATCGAAACTGATGCTTGTGGGGTTGGCATTGGGGCA GAGTTGCTAGATATTTATACTGGGGATATAGAGGTTCAACAGAAGTTAGCTGAGTTACTACTGGATCCCCATGCAGATCCAGATTACCAGGTGGAAGGAGGAGTACTCAAGTTCAAGGGGAAACT GTTAAAGATGGATGTTATCCAATATGTCAGATCCTGTGATGTTTGTCAGAGGAACAAACACGAAAATGTTCCTTATCCTGGTCTACTGCAGCCTATTCCAGTGCCTCAACAAGCTTGGTCATACCTCACCATGGACTTTATTGAGCAACTACCACCATCTCATGGATTTGACACCATACTA CATATCATCCCCAATCAGACGAACAAACTGAAAGGGTCAATCAGTGCTTGGAAAACTACCTCAGATGTATGTGCAGTGAACACCCTTCCCATTGGAGCAGCTGGCTACCTACAGATGAGCTATGGTACAATACTAATTTCCATATCA TCAAGGCTTCAGGTCATAGCTCTCATCAAAGAGAACTTGACTAAAGCTCAAAATCGCATGAAGGTTTTTGCTGACAAACATCGTTCAGAGAGAGTATTCCAGGAAGGGGATTGGGTATTTCTCAAATTACAACCGTATAGGCAGCAATCAGTTGCTATTCGTAGAAGCTTAAAACTAGCTGCAAAATATTTTGGATCCTTCCAGATTAGTGCAAAG atagaACTTGCACAGAGTGTGGATTCCAGCCTGCCAGAATTGGATGTGACAGACCAATGCTTATTGAGGCCAGAGAAGGTTCTCCAGAGAAGGGCAATAATGAGAGCTACTCAACCAGTCATCCAATATTTGGTAAAATGGAACAATTTACCAGAGTCGGAATCATCCTGGGAGGATAGAAGCTTCATAGACAGCCAGTTCCCAGACTTCCAAGCTTGA